The Yoonia sp. SS1-5 genome contains a region encoding:
- a CDS encoding LysR family transcriptional regulator has translation MHLQWLDDVLVLLEEGNMTRAAARRNITQPAFSRRIRGFEDWLGVTVLDRKTNRVDISQALVANEGEIRALMARLRELRTKIADFDLTRMTATIAAQHAPICSTFPDMALKAKHQFPGLQFRIRAGNLNDCVSMFLRGDTSMLLCYEAESVGPLQFGPEIRRGLWGTDYLVPLVGGALRYRVKDQGDIPADTPAIVYPEDSYFGEVLQKTERVFGTPGFSANPVSITAFSSGVRELVLQGLGVGWLPYSMVHQQVESGALISVANRYGQEPLDVAVYADSKVDMAQALMTLWTDQTGPSKTPE, from the coding sequence ATGCATTTGCAGTGGTTGGACGATGTGCTGGTGCTGCTGGAAGAGGGTAACATGACCCGGGCTGCGGCCCGCCGAAACATCACCCAACCGGCCTTTTCGCGCCGCATCCGGGGGTTCGAGGACTGGTTGGGCGTGACGGTGCTGGACCGGAAAACCAACCGGGTTGATATCAGTCAGGCACTTGTGGCCAATGAGGGGGAAATTCGTGCCCTGATGGCCCGTTTGCGGGAGTTGCGCACAAAAATCGCCGACTTCGATTTGACCCGTATGACGGCCACCATCGCCGCCCAGCATGCGCCGATCTGTTCGACATTTCCCGATATGGCCCTGAAGGCCAAACACCAGTTTCCGGGGCTGCAATTCCGCATCCGTGCGGGCAATCTGAACGATTGCGTCTCGATGTTTCTGCGCGGCGATACCAGCATGCTACTATGCTACGAGGCTGAAAGCGTGGGTCCCCTGCAGTTCGGCCCCGAAATCCGGCGCGGCTTATGGGGGACTGATTATCTGGTCCCGCTTGTTGGTGGCGCGTTGCGCTATCGGGTCAAGGATCAGGGGGATATCCCGGCGGACACGCCCGCCATTGTCTACCCCGAAGACAGCTATTTCGGCGAGGTTCTGCAAAAAACCGAGCGGGTCTTTGGCACGCCGGGGTTCAGCGCCAATCCTGTCAGCATCACTGCATTTTCCAGCGGGGTGCGGGAACTGGTCCTGCAAGGGCTGGGTGTTGGCTGGCTGCCCTACAGCATGGTTCATCAACAGGTGGAAAGCGGCGCGCTGATTTCAGTGGCAAACCGCTATGGGCAAGAGCCGCTGGATGTGGCCGTCTATGCCGATAGCAAGGTCGACATGGCACAGGCGCTGATGACGCTTTGGACGGATCAGACAGGGCCGTCAAAGACGCCCGAGTGA
- a CDS encoding EamA family transporter, which translates to MSNTLLSYALLILLAAIWGSSFLFIKVALGSITPLTIAAGRIALAGVILFVIMRVSGHHLPPRGRHWLFIGGAAALGNVLPFSLISFGERHVDSSLAAIMMSTIPLFTILMAHIMTDDEKLSTEKSVGVAVGFVGVVILIGPAALLDLGAQTVGQLTIACGALCYALSGIISRNLRHLPKLQSSAAIMVVAALMIVPIALIYDRPWTLSPTAIGVTSVVMLGVMATALAQVVILWILQMRGASFLSLNNYLVPLFGVFWGAVFLSEWPGTHVKFAFAIILLGVLIAQGGVTKLLHPRRKDVRKPVT; encoded by the coding sequence ATGTCGAACACCCTGTTAAGCTATGCGCTGCTGATCTTGCTGGCCGCGATCTGGGGGTCTTCGTTCCTGTTCATCAAGGTCGCGTTGGGCAGCATTACCCCGCTGACCATTGCAGCGGGCCGGATCGCCCTTGCCGGGGTTATTCTGTTCGTGATCATGCGCGTCAGCGGCCATCATCTGCCCCCTCGGGGGCGACATTGGCTGTTTATTGGCGGGGCGGCGGCCCTTGGGAATGTGCTGCCCTTCTCGCTGATCAGCTTTGGTGAACGGCATGTGGATAGCAGCCTGGCTGCCATCATGATGTCCACGATCCCGCTGTTCACGATCCTGATGGCCCATATCATGACGGATGATGAAAAGCTCAGCACCGAAAAATCTGTGGGGGTCGCGGTTGGATTTGTGGGCGTGGTCATCCTGATCGGGCCTGCAGCACTGCTGGATCTGGGCGCGCAGACCGTGGGGCAGTTGACTATCGCCTGCGGTGCGCTGTGTTACGCCTTGTCCGGGATCATCAGCCGGAACCTGCGGCACCTGCCCAAGCTGCAATCCTCGGCAGCGATCATGGTGGTCGCAGCACTGATGATCGTGCCAATCGCGCTGATCTATGACAGGCCCTGGACCCTGTCACCGACGGCCATCGGGGTGACCAGCGTGGTGATGCTGGGGGTGATGGCAACCGCGCTGGCGCAGGTTGTCATTCTGTGGATCCTGCAGATGCGTGGCGCATCATTCCTGTCGCTGAACAACTATCTTGTCCCGCTTTTTGGTGTTTTTTGGGGGGCTGTGTTTTTGTCTGAATGGCCGGGCACCCATGTCAAATTTGCGTTTGCAATCATCCTGCTGGGGGTGCTTATCGCGCAGGGCGGGGTGACAAAACTGCTGCATCCGCGCCGCAAGGACGTGCGCAAACCAGTGACCTGA
- a CDS encoding LacI family DNA-binding transcriptional regulator: MVTGPDPVTSQSPPIPTLEDVARRAGVSTATVSRCLNAQHKVSQDTREKVMKAVDALGYTPNFGARAMAAKRTHTIGAIVPTMENAIFARGLQAFQETLHDLGYNLLVSSSAYQPSLEAEQIRALVARGADGLLLIGYEREQAIYDYLAQRGVPTVLAWAFLPDRPQASVGFDNRAAMRKLAETVMSMGHQKIAAISGLVKGNDRAADRLAGIRDAMTDKGLDPAELVVIETPYDIANGAAAFATLMQADDKPTIVMCGNDVLAAGALSKAVALGLRVPDDVSITGFDDIELAGILHPPLTTVHVPHREMGRAAARDLVHMIEGHPAITHRQLDVAIVMRGSLGRL, from the coding sequence ATGGTAACTGGACCCGACCCGGTCACATCCCAATCGCCACCAATACCAACGCTGGAGGATGTCGCGCGCAGGGCGGGCGTATCAACGGCCACGGTATCTCGCTGCCTGAACGCACAACACAAGGTTTCGCAGGACACGCGCGAAAAGGTCATGAAAGCGGTTGATGCCCTAGGCTATACCCCCAATTTCGGCGCAAGGGCCATGGCCGCCAAACGGACCCATACGATTGGGGCGATTGTTCCCACCATGGAAAACGCGATCTTCGCGCGCGGGCTGCAGGCCTTTCAGGAAACGCTGCATGATCTGGGATATAACCTGCTGGTATCCAGCAGCGCCTATCAGCCCAGCCTGGAGGCCGAACAGATCAGGGCGCTTGTGGCCCGCGGCGCGGATGGTCTGCTGTTGATCGGGTATGAACGGGAGCAGGCGATCTATGATTACCTCGCACAGCGGGGCGTTCCGACAGTGCTGGCCTGGGCCTTTCTTCCTGACCGGCCGCAGGCCTCGGTCGGGTTCGACAATCGGGCGGCGATGCGCAAGCTTGCCGAAACCGTGATGTCCATGGGCCACCAGAAAATTGCAGCAATCTCGGGCCTTGTGAAGGGCAATGATCGTGCGGCCGATCGTCTGGCAGGCATTCGGGACGCGATGACAGATAAGGGGCTTGATCCAGCGGAGCTGGTCGTCATTGAAACACCTTATGACATCGCAAATGGTGCCGCGGCCTTCGCCACGCTGATGCAGGCCGATGACAAACCCACAATTGTCATGTGCGGCAACGATGTCCTGGCCGCCGGCGCCCTGTCAAAGGCTGTGGCATTGGGACTGCGCGTGCCGGATGATGTGTCGATCACCGGATTTGACGATATTGAGCTGGCGGGCATCCTGCATCCGCCGCTGACGACAGTTCATGTGCCCCACCGCGAAATGGGCCGCGCGGCCGCACGAGATCTGGTCCACATGATCGAAGGACACCCCGCGATCACACATCGGCAACTTGACGTCGCAATCGTTATGCGCGGATCACTCGGGCGTCTTTGA
- a CDS encoding SDR family oxidoreductase has protein sequence MADPGALFDLSGKVACVTGASAGLGRRAAIALAAAGASVVGVARRADALDRLRDEVGPAAAGVAADVADRDGIARLVTDIAAPFGAPDIVLHAAGVNTRQTADEVTPDGWDQTVALNLSAPFFLSQAMVPAMKAKRWGRIVNFASLQTTRAFPGGITYGATKAGIGQLTRAMAEAWSPYGITANAIGPGFFPTELTAAVFDDADRTARNAAQTCIGRNGTLADIDGPVLFLCSDASAYVTGQVLMVDGGFTAK, from the coding sequence ATGGCTGACCCCGGCGCGCTTTTTGACCTCAGCGGCAAGGTGGCCTGCGTGACAGGGGCAAGCGCGGGTCTGGGGCGACGGGCGGCGATTGCGCTGGCCGCGGCAGGGGCGAGTGTGGTTGGCGTGGCGCGCCGCGCCGACGCGCTGGACCGGCTGCGGGACGAGGTCGGGCCTGCCGCGGCGGGCGTCGCGGCTGATGTAGCTGACCGCGACGGCATCGCCCGGCTTGTGACGGATATCGCCGCCCCGTTCGGCGCGCCGGACATCGTGCTGCACGCCGCAGGCGTGAACACCCGTCAGACCGCCGATGAGGTCACCCCCGACGGATGGGATCAGACCGTTGCGCTGAACCTGTCGGCACCCTTCTTTCTCAGCCAGGCCATGGTCCCTGCGATGAAAGCCAAGCGCTGGGGGCGGATCGTGAATTTTGCATCCTTGCAGACCACGCGCGCCTTTCCCGGCGGCATCACCTATGGCGCCACCAAGGCGGGTATCGGCCAGTTGACCCGCGCCATGGCCGAGGCATGGTCGCCCTATGGGATCACCGCCAACGCAATCGGGCCGGGCTTTTTTCCGACCGAACTGACCGCGGCGGTGTTTGATGATGCCGACAGGACCGCACGCAATGCCGCGCAAACCTGTATCGGGCGCAACGGGACATTGGCGGATATTGACGGGCCGGTGCTGTTCTTATGCTCGGACGCATCCGCATATGTGACCGGACAGGTCCTGATGGTCGATGGGGGGTTCACCGCGAAATGA
- the comD gene encoding sulfopyruvate decarboxylase subunit alpha, translated as MNIDKRICDDLVANGVSFVTTVPCKQLAGVIDEVDQRDDIFHIPSNKEDEGMGLCAGAHMGGKRPAIIMQNTAIGVTINTLATLIQYYRMPLPMLISYRGELREPVACQVEMAVHTKALLAQLNIPTYHFHWQKDVEEFDNILKYTFMCNKPVAILTDANFWGGYGDQ; from the coding sequence ATGAATATCGACAAGAGGATATGCGATGATCTTGTTGCAAATGGCGTCTCATTCGTGACCACCGTGCCATGCAAGCAGCTGGCCGGTGTGATCGACGAAGTTGATCAGCGCGACGACATTTTCCATATCCCGTCCAACAAGGAAGACGAGGGGATGGGCCTGTGTGCAGGGGCGCATATGGGCGGCAAGCGCCCGGCGATCATCATGCAGAACACGGCCATCGGGGTGACGATCAATACGCTGGCCACGTTGATCCAGTATTACCGGATGCCCCTGCCGATGCTGATTTCCTACCGCGGTGAGCTGCGCGAGCCTGTCGCCTGTCAGGTCGAAATGGCGGTACATACCAAGGCGCTATTGGCGCAGCTGAACATCCCGACTTACCATTTTCACTGGCAGAAGGATGTCGAAGAATTCGACAACATCCTGAAATACACCTTCATGTGCAACAAACCCGTGGCGATCCTGACCGACGCCAACTTTTGGGGAGGCTATGGCGACCAATGA
- a CDS encoding glycine betaine ABC transporter substrate-binding protein, producing the protein MTLKTNLMAAALVGVVTAPAFAEEVKIGVPSWTGAQAIAHVLGEVVTSRIGGTVEYVPGNNATIFQAMDQGEGDIDVHPDVWLPNQESFTNQYVDEAGTVTLSSNPYEGNQGFCVSKDFGEANNITDIADLGRPDVAALMDSDGNGMGEMWIGAPGWASANVNEVKVRDYGLLDFIEPIRAEEAVKTARIKDSIAKGEGYAFYCYEPHAVWFMFDVMMLTEPTFDPEKYVMVQPSDDADWYEKSMVATKDDLKQVQIAWSNSLVDRSPAIAEFFANFALTTSDVSGLAFEISANGRDPAEVAKDWVAENSDRVDAMLGL; encoded by the coding sequence ATGACACTCAAGACGAACCTGATGGCAGCGGCACTGGTCGGCGTGGTTACCGCACCTGCCTTTGCCGAAGAGGTCAAGATCGGCGTGCCATCCTGGACCGGCGCCCAGGCAATTGCCCATGTGCTGGGCGAGGTTGTCACCAGCCGGATCGGCGGCACGGTCGAATATGTTCCCGGAAACAACGCCACGATTTTCCAGGCCATGGATCAGGGCGAAGGCGATATTGATGTGCATCCCGATGTGTGGCTGCCCAATCAGGAAAGCTTTACCAACCAATATGTCGATGAGGCTGGCACGGTCACGCTGTCATCTAACCCGTATGAGGGCAATCAGGGCTTTTGTGTCTCGAAAGACTTTGGCGAGGCCAACAATATCACTGACATCGCTGATCTGGGCCGCCCGGATGTCGCAGCATTGATGGATAGCGACGGCAACGGCATGGGCGAGATGTGGATCGGCGCACCCGGCTGGGCGTCGGCCAATGTGAACGAAGTGAAGGTACGCGATTACGGCCTTCTTGATTTCATCGAACCCATTCGCGCCGAAGAGGCCGTGAAGACCGCACGCATCAAGGACAGTATCGCCAAGGGCGAAGGCTACGCCTTTTATTGCTACGAGCCCCATGCCGTCTGGTTCATGTTTGACGTGATGATGCTGACCGAACCGACATTCGATCCTGAGAAATATGTCATGGTGCAGCCCTCGGATGATGCCGACTGGTATGAAAAATCCATGGTCGCAACCAAGGATGACCTCAAACAGGTTCAGATTGCCTGGTCCAATTCGCTAGTCGACCGCTCACCAGCCATTGCCGAATTCTTTGCGAATTTCGCGCTGACAACCAGCGATGTCAGCGGCCTCGCATTCGAGATCAGCGCCAATGGACGCGACCCGGCTGAGGTCGCCAAGGATTGGGTTGCGGAAAATTCAGATCGGGTTGACGCGATGCTGGGACTATAG
- a CDS encoding alcohol dehydrogenase catalytic domain-containing protein — MKALVYDGVETLGFRDVPDPAPGAGEHLIRVAAVGICGSDMHAYLGHDARRPAPLILGHEAAGTIIGGSHDGMRVTINPLVSCLTCPACKAGRENLCPDRQIISMPPREGAFAQYVAMPMRNLVAIPDGVPMEKAALAEPLAVSWHAARLAIAALHPAMDRRAIVIGGGAIGLAAALALTAMDIADVTIVEPNAGRRAFLADQCGQVAVAAAAGTAPIVIDAVGFGATRATASAIAEPGGVIAHVGLGDDGPGLDIRRATLQEITFIGTYTYTAQDFKDTAAAIFDGWLGPLDWVEHRALSGGAKAFKDLRAGAVAAPKIVLDPWS, encoded by the coding sequence ATGAAGGCGTTGGTATATGACGGGGTTGAAACGCTTGGCTTTCGGGATGTGCCGGACCCTGCGCCCGGCGCGGGCGAGCATCTGATCCGGGTCGCGGCGGTGGGCATCTGCGGATCAGACATGCATGCCTATCTGGGACATGATGCGCGCCGGCCGGCGCCCTTGATCCTTGGGCATGAAGCGGCGGGTACGATCATTGGCGGGTCCCATGACGGGATGCGGGTCACCATCAATCCGCTGGTATCTTGCCTGACCTGTCCGGCCTGCAAGGCTGGCCGCGAGAATCTGTGCCCGGACCGGCAGATCATTTCGATGCCCCCGCGTGAAGGGGCGTTTGCGCAATATGTCGCCATGCCGATGCGCAATCTGGTTGCGATCCCCGACGGGGTGCCGATGGAAAAGGCAGCACTGGCCGAACCGCTTGCCGTCAGTTGGCACGCGGCCCGGCTGGCGATTGCGGCGCTGCATCCGGCGATGGACCGGCGGGCTATCGTGATCGGGGGCGGGGCCATCGGGCTGGCTGCTGCACTTGCCTTGACCGCGATGGATATAGCCGATGTCACAATCGTGGAACCCAATGCCGGTCGTCGCGCCTTTCTGGCGGATCAATGCGGCCAGGTCGCAGTGGCCGCTGCCGCAGGGACCGCACCGATTGTTATTGATGCTGTTGGTTTCGGGGCGACGCGGGCAACGGCCTCTGCCATTGCCGAACCTGGCGGCGTGATTGCGCATGTCGGATTGGGTGATGATGGGCCAGGGCTGGATATCCGGCGGGCCACGCTGCAAGAGATCACCTTTATCGGCACCTACACCTATACCGCGCAGGATTTCAAAGACACGGCCGCCGCGATTTTTGATGGCTGGCTTGGTCCCTTGGACTGGGTCGAGCACCGCGCCCTGTCCGGTGGCGCCAAGGCGTTCAAGGACCTGCGCGCGGGCGCGGTGGCGGCCCCCAAGATCGTCCTCGACCCGTGGAGCTAA
- the hisD gene encoding histidinol dehydrogenase gives MTREYLKKATLTAKSDASETHKIVTDILADIEAGGDAKALEYTAKFDRYDGNVLLTQEEIDAAIATVPEKLKSDIRFAHDNVKRFAELQKSTVADVEMEIAPGFVAGQKSIPVDAAGCYVPGGRYSHIASAIMTVTTAKVAGCKHITACSPPRPGVGVAPAIIYAAHICGADKILAMGGVQGVAAMTFGLFGLPKANILVGPGNQFVAEAKRILFGRVGIDMIAGPTDSLVLADKNADPHIVATDLVSQAEHGYNSPVWLVTDDRALAQKVMSLVPDMIADLPELNRENAFAAWRDYAEVIVCADRADMAACSDEYAPEHLTVQADDLDWWLANLTCYGSLFLGEETTVSYGDKATGTNHVLPTSGAASYTGGLSVHKYMKIVTWQRATRDGSKAVAEATARISRLEGMEGHARAADVRLAKYFPDETFDLSANG, from the coding sequence ATGACCCGAGAATATCTGAAAAAAGCCACCCTGACCGCCAAGTCGGATGCGTCCGAGACGCATAAGATCGTGACAGACATTCTTGCCGATATCGAAGCGGGCGGCGATGCAAAGGCGCTGGAATACACGGCCAAGTTCGACCGCTATGATGGCAACGTGCTGCTGACGCAGGAAGAAATCGACGCAGCAATCGCGACGGTTCCGGAAAAGCTGAAATCGGATATTCGTTTTGCGCATGATAACGTCAAACGCTTTGCCGAGTTGCAGAAAAGCACTGTCGCCGATGTCGAGATGGAGATCGCACCCGGTTTTGTGGCAGGCCAGAAATCCATCCCCGTGGATGCGGCGGGTTGCTATGTGCCGGGGGGGCGTTACAGCCATATCGCCTCGGCGATCATGACGGTGACGACCGCCAAGGTTGCCGGATGCAAGCATATCACGGCCTGTTCGCCGCCGCGTCCTGGTGTCGGGGTTGCCCCCGCAATCATCTATGCGGCTCATATCTGTGGGGCGGACAAGATCCTTGCCATGGGCGGGGTGCAGGGTGTCGCGGCGATGACCTTTGGTCTTTTTGGCCTGCCCAAGGCCAACATCCTTGTGGGGCCGGGCAACCAGTTCGTGGCCGAGGCCAAGCGTATCCTCTTTGGTCGCGTGGGCATTGATATGATCGCAGGTCCGACCGACAGTCTGGTGCTGGCCGACAAGAATGCAGACCCGCATATTGTGGCAACCGATTTGGTCTCGCAGGCGGAACATGGCTATAATTCACCGGTATGGCTGGTCACGGATGATCGCGCTTTGGCCCAAAAGGTGATGTCGCTGGTCCCGGACATGATCGCGGATCTGCCCGAGCTGAACCGCGAGAATGCGTTTGCCGCCTGGCGCGACTATGCCGAGGTGATTGTTTGCGCCGACCGCGCGGATATGGCGGCCTGTTCGGATGAATATGCGCCCGAGCATCTGACAGTGCAGGCCGATGACCTTGATTGGTGGCTGGCGAACCTGACCTGCTATGGCTCGCTCTTTCTGGGCGAGGAAACCACCGTGTCCTATGGTGACAAGGCGACAGGGACCAATCACGTGCTGCCCACATCGGGGGCCGCGAGCTATACTGGCGGGCTGAGCGTGCATAAATACATGAAGATTGTGACATGGCAGCGGGCCACGCGGGACGGCTCCAAGGCGGTGGCCGAGGCGACGGCGCGGATTTCCCGGCTTGAGGGGATGGAAGGTCATGCCCGCGCCGCCGATGTGCGCCTTGCCAAGTATTTCCCGGACGAGACTTTCGATCTGTCCGCAAATGGCTGA
- a CDS encoding alpha-hydroxy acid oxidase codes for MWSAAAHIHAADDARRLAKRRLPWMIFDYIDGSAGNETGAARNRAALDAVTLRPRILRNVAQRDLSTSIFGVTAARPFGIAPMGMCNLSGPGADLMLARLAARHKVPHGVSTVASTPLEDILDAAEGHAWFQLYFSGDGAGTFKLVERARQAGYQTLVLTVDVPEVGRRPRELRHGFKMPFRIGPKQFLDFALHPRWSLTSLAAGKPQMANFAMPGYVFDRTESRARADWETLARLRDAWPGNLVIKGVLDVEDAIRLKAAGVDGIQVSSHGSRQLEAAPAPISVLPQIRQALGPDFPVFFDSGLRSGEDVLRALTQGADFTFFGRILQFAIAASGEAGLERMWDVLTSELSSAMAQTGVTSINRLYAEAS; via the coding sequence ATGTGGTCAGCCGCTGCGCATATTCATGCGGCTGACGACGCGCGGCGGCTGGCAAAACGGCGCCTACCGTGGATGATCTTTGACTATATTGACGGGTCCGCGGGGAATGAGACCGGGGCGGCGCGCAATCGCGCCGCGCTGGATGCAGTCACCCTCAGGCCACGGATCTTGCGCAATGTCGCGCAGCGGGACCTGTCGACATCCATCTTCGGTGTAACGGCGGCGCGCCCGTTCGGGATCGCGCCCATGGGCATGTGCAACCTCAGCGGCCCCGGCGCCGATCTGATGCTGGCCCGTCTGGCCGCACGCCACAAGGTTCCGCATGGGGTCTCGACGGTCGCCTCGACCCCGCTTGAGGATATTCTTGACGCCGCCGAGGGGCATGCCTGGTTTCAGCTTTATTTCAGTGGCGATGGGGCAGGGACGTTCAAACTGGTCGAACGGGCGCGGCAGGCCGGGTATCAAACCCTTGTCCTGACCGTTGATGTCCCCGAGGTGGGGCGCCGCCCCCGCGAGTTGCGCCACGGGTTCAAAATGCCCTTTCGCATTGGCCCGAAACAGTTTCTGGACTTCGCGCTGCACCCGCGCTGGTCGCTGACCTCTCTGGCGGCTGGCAAGCCGCAAATGGCGAATTTCGCGATGCCCGGCTATGTGTTCGACCGGACCGAAAGCCGCGCGCGGGCGGATTGGGAGACGCTGGCGCGTTTGCGGGATGCATGGCCGGGCAATCTGGTGATCAAGGGTGTGCTGGATGTGGAAGACGCAATCAGGCTGAAAGCGGCAGGCGTCGACGGGATACAGGTTTCCAGCCATGGCAGCCGCCAATTAGAGGCCGCACCCGCACCGATTTCGGTTCTGCCCCAGATCCGGCAGGCCCTTGGCCCGGACTTTCCGGTGTTTTTCGATAGCGGGCTCCGCTCTGGTGAGGATGTGCTGCGCGCCTTGACCCAAGGCGCCGATTTCACCTTCTTTGGCCGGATATTGCAATTTGCGATCGCGGCGAGTGGCGAGGCGGGTTTGGAACGCATGTGGGACGTTTTGACAAGCGAACTGTCATCAGCCATGGCGCAGACGGGCGTGACCAGTATCAACCGTCTTTATGCCGAGGCAAGCTGA
- the comE gene encoding sulfopyruvate decarboxylase subunit beta: MIRSEILKEIAPIIRDHLVVCNIGLPSQELHMIDDQPTNFYMLGTMGLSSSIGFGLALSQDKPVISIDGDGSVLTNLGTLPTIANNATGNYTLLIIDNGSYGSTGDQPTYAGRKTSLTDVARACGCENVIEVQDKDLGPVLQAAIDSDQMTIIVCKCDSGNIKLPVITMDPVVIKDRFMKAVAS; encoded by the coding sequence ATGATCCGTTCAGAAATTCTTAAAGAAATCGCACCGATCATTCGTGATCATCTCGTTGTCTGCAATATCGGCCTGCCAAGTCAGGAATTGCATATGATCGACGACCAGCCGACCAACTTTTACATGTTGGGAACAATGGGCCTGTCGTCGTCTATCGGGTTTGGATTGGCCTTGTCGCAGGACAAACCGGTCATCTCGATTGACGGGGATGGATCGGTGCTGACCAATCTGGGCACCTTGCCCACAATCGCCAATAACGCGACGGGCAATTACACGTTGCTGATCATCGACAATGGGTCCTACGGATCGACCGGGGATCAGCCGACCTATGCTGGCCGCAAGACCAGCCTGACGGACGTTGCGCGGGCATGCGGCTGTGAGAATGTGATCGAGGTGCAGGACAAGGATCTTGGCCCCGTGCTGCAAGCGGCCATTGACAGCGACCAGATGACAATCATCGTGTGCAAATGCGACAGCGGCAATATCAAGCTGCCAGTGATCACCATGGACCCGGTCGTCATCAAGGACCGGTTCATGAAAGCTGTCGCCTCCTAA
- a CDS encoding D-cysteine desulfhydrase, which translates to MRLARFPRVALGHFPTPLEPMDRLSEKLGGPRFWVKRDDCTGLSSGGNKTRKLEFLMADAQRLGADTIITQGATQSNHARQTAAAAAKLGMACHILLEDRTGSTDENYILNGNVLLDRLHGATVSKRPGGADMNAEMAQLADHLGAQGRNPYVIPGGGSNAIGALGYVNCARELVEQANGVGLQIDALVHATGSAGTQAGLVAGLAALQSDIHLLGIGVRAPQAKQEDMVYTLAQRTADHLGSPDEIARQAVRANCDYVGPGYGAPTDGMVAALRLLAETEGLLFDPVYSGKGLDGLIDLTKKGYFDGMNNVVFAHTGGSAALFGYPEIFGLPGYSP; encoded by the coding sequence ATCCGGCTGGCCAGGTTTCCGCGGGTCGCACTGGGGCATTTTCCGACCCCGCTGGAACCGATGGACCGGCTGAGCGAAAAACTGGGCGGCCCGCGATTTTGGGTCAAGCGTGACGATTGCACAGGGCTGTCATCGGGGGGCAACAAGACCCGAAAACTGGAATTCCTGATGGCAGATGCCCAGCGCTTGGGTGCCGATACGATTATCACCCAGGGGGCAACCCAATCCAACCATGCACGCCAGACCGCCGCGGCGGCGGCAAAGCTGGGCATGGCCTGCCATATCCTTCTGGAGGATCGCACCGGATCAACCGATGAAAACTACATCTTGAACGGCAATGTCCTGCTGGACAGGTTGCACGGGGCGACCGTGTCCAAACGCCCGGGCGGTGCCGATATGAATGCCGAGATGGCGCAGCTTGCCGATCACCTCGGGGCGCAGGGACGCAATCCTTATGTCATTCCGGGCGGCGGATCGAATGCCATCGGCGCCTTGGGTTATGTCAATTGCGCGCGCGAGCTGGTCGAACAGGCCAACGGCGTGGGGCTGCAGATCGACGCGCTTGTCCACGCCACGGGCAGCGCGGGAACCCAGGCAGGCCTTGTGGCCGGGCTGGCTGCATTGCAAAGCGATATTCACCTGCTTGGCATCGGGGTGCGCGCCCCGCAGGCCAAGCAGGAAGACATGGTCTACACCCTCGCCCAGCGCACGGCCGACCATTTGGGAAGCCCGGACGAGATCGCGCGGCAGGCCGTGCGCGCCAATTGTGATTATGTCGGGCCGGGCTACGGCGCACCAACTGACGGGATGGTCGCCGCCTTGCGGCTTTTGGCCGAGACCGAAGGGCTTTTGTTCGATCCGGTTTACTCGGGCAAAGGTCTCGACGGGCTGATTGATTTGACCAAAAAAGGCTATTTCGACGGCATGAATAACGTTGTTTTTGCTCATACGGGCGGAAGTGCGGCGCTTTTTGGCTATCCGGAAATCTTCGGATTGCCAGGATATTCCCCATAA